A section of the Paenibacillus odorifer genome encodes:
- a CDS encoding S41 family peptidase has product MLKKSTAAFMIIAALLCGSLVTLGVTGYSHVIGQAAGEGLASALQVTGLQQKESQKLGTALSLIESNYYETVDREKLIDGAVNGMMEALGDPYSNYMGKETAEKFEESIEGSFSGIGAEVSSDNGKVVVVSPIKGSPAEKAGIQAKDVILSVNGESLEGMELNAAVAKIRGPKGSKATLKIQRSGAVEPLEFVLTRDDVKLETVYATMEKDNVGVIEVTQFSLNTAERFKEELEKLEKQGMKGLVIDVRNDPGGVLPIVIEMAEQFVPAGKSIVQIEYKDKKREVSTSKGSSKAYPVVVLMNKGSASASEILAGALQQSAGAKLIGDNSFGKGTVQTSFDKQLGDGSLLKVTIAKWLTPDGTWIHGKGIKPDIAVAQPDYFSVAPINKSVALQYNMNNADVKSAQTMLDGLGYKPGRKDGYFDAGTKDAVKKFQSAAKLQVTGIIDAKTAEALEAALIKVIQDPAHDNQRNKGIAEIQKEIKAAASKK; this is encoded by the coding sequence ATGTTAAAAAAAAGCACAGCGGCGTTTATGATTATCGCCGCCCTGCTATGCGGTAGTCTGGTGACCTTGGGCGTGACGGGTTATAGTCATGTTATTGGACAAGCTGCAGGAGAAGGACTGGCCTCAGCATTGCAGGTTACTGGCCTTCAGCAGAAGGAATCCCAGAAGCTTGGAACTGCTCTCAGTCTGATTGAGAGCAATTACTACGAGACAGTAGATCGGGAGAAGCTGATAGACGGTGCTGTCAACGGTATGATGGAAGCGCTGGGCGATCCTTATTCCAACTATATGGGTAAAGAAACAGCTGAGAAATTCGAAGAAAGCATTGAGGGTTCCTTTTCAGGTATCGGTGCGGAGGTCTCTTCGGATAATGGCAAGGTAGTCGTGGTCTCTCCGATCAAGGGCTCACCTGCTGAGAAAGCTGGGATTCAGGCCAAAGATGTTATCTTGTCCGTTAACGGTGAATCGCTGGAAGGTATGGAGCTGAATGCAGCTGTTGCCAAGATTCGCGGTCCTAAGGGCAGTAAGGCCACTTTGAAAATACAACGTTCCGGCGCTGTAGAGCCGCTGGAATTTGTTCTTACCCGGGATGATGTGAAGCTCGAAACAGTCTACGCTACCATGGAAAAGGACAATGTGGGCGTAATCGAGGTTACGCAGTTCTCCTTGAATACCGCAGAACGATTCAAGGAAGAGCTGGAGAAGTTAGAGAAGCAAGGCATGAAGGGACTTGTTATTGACGTCCGCAATGATCCAGGTGGTGTTCTTCCGATTGTTATTGAAATGGCAGAGCAATTTGTTCCAGCTGGCAAATCTATAGTGCAAATAGAATACAAAGACAAAAAACGCGAAGTTAGCACCTCAAAAGGATCGAGTAAAGCTTATCCCGTGGTCGTGCTGATGAATAAAGGTAGCGCAAGTGCTTCGGAAATATTGGCGGGTGCCTTGCAGCAGTCGGCAGGAGCTAAGCTAATCGGTGACAATTCTTTCGGTAAAGGCACCGTGCAGACGAGCTTTGACAAACAGCTTGGAGACGGCAGCTTGCTGAAAGTTACCATTGCCAAATGGCTTACGCCAGACGGCACATGGATCCACGGCAAGGGAATTAAACCGGATATCGCGGTAGCGCAGCCGGATTACTTCTCGGTGGCTCCAATTAACAAAAGCGTGGCGCTGCAGTATAATATGAACAACGCTGATGTGAAGAGTGCACAGACGATGCTGGACGGTTTGGGTTACAAGCCTGGACGTAAAGATGGCTATTTCGATGCTGGCACTAAGGACGCAGTGAAGAAGTTCCAAAGTGCAGCAAAGCTCCAAGTCACAGGCATAATTGACGCCAAGACAGCGGAGGCGCTGGAAGCGGCGCTGATCAAGGTCATTCAAGACCCTGCTCACGACAACCAACGGAATAAAGGGATTGCTGAGATTCAGAAGGAAATTAAGGCGGCAGCGTCGAAAAAGTAA
- a CDS encoding PDZ domain-containing protein produces MDIPALLVLAALLHMAEALLARRQGAKLATPLFLKGKRGMVVGGYQLQAFWPLPLFLLLPSGAGTDLPWHSLLGGSLGIVSLPVIIGFSEMTQGMLPGRKAARTAGRLLIYSIVLLGLSLLAAWWSPLTLVAALAAIVLHEGLSWYSALEERSISPIFVHPPRGRKVLAVLPGSPGQELGILPGEILLKVNGVLLTDAAQLHEALRMNPAFCKLEVLNREGESKYLQSPIYDGDHHQLGIILVPETDGMITAEAKPSSIYSIIGMKTGIRSRNLPDGQLKRKKTTEAKQESAEG; encoded by the coding sequence ATGGATATTCCTGCTTTGCTAGTGTTAGCTGCGCTGCTGCACATGGCGGAGGCACTGCTGGCCCGCAGACAAGGGGCCAAGCTTGCAACGCCGCTCTTCCTGAAGGGAAAGCGCGGCATGGTCGTTGGCGGCTATCAGCTACAGGCCTTCTGGCCGCTGCCGCTGTTCCTGCTGCTCCCTTCGGGTGCAGGAACGGATTTGCCATGGCACTCGCTGCTCGGCGGCAGCCTTGGCATCGTCTCTTTGCCCGTCATCATCGGCTTCAGCGAGATGACGCAGGGCATGCTGCCCGGGCGCAAGGCGGCCCGCACTGCAGGACGACTGCTGATCTACAGCATCGTCCTGCTCGGCTTAAGCCTGCTTGCCGCTTGGTGGAGCCCGCTGACTCTGGTCGCGGCGCTCGCAGCCATTGTGCTGCACGAAGGGTTAAGCTGGTACAGCGCTCTGGAAGAGCGCAGCATCAGCCCCATCTTCGTGCATCCACCGCGCGGCCGCAAAGTGCTGGCCGTGCTGCCGGGCAGTCCCGGCCAGGAGCTGGGCATCCTGCCCGGCGAGATCTTACTGAAGGTCAACGGGGTCCTGTTGACCGATGCGGCGCAGCTACATGAGGCGCTGCGCATGAATCCAGCGTTCTGCAAGCTGGAGGTGCTGAACCGTGAAGGGGAGAGCAAATACCTTCAAAGCCCGATCTATGATGGGGATCACCATCAGCTCGGTATTATTTTGGTGCCGGAGACGGATGGGATGATTACCGCTGAGGCGAAGCCTTCCAGCATCTACAGCATCATCGGGATGAAGACAGGCATACGCAGCCGGAACCTTCCGGACGGCCAACTTAAACGAAAAAAAACCACTGAAGCCAAGCAGGAATCAGCGGAAGGATAA
- a CDS encoding ABC transporter permease, with amino-acid sequence MDKILTIAWNMVKRTIGSRNGLLTYILLPCIVVSVIVAISGSMGERPATILYSNMDDGAAGKHLLTELENTGDYKLVEKTDEANLRESIIDQNGEAGVLIPQNFTSALLAGEEPQISVYELKATETSIMVKMKIRVIADEMRNTAGLIGAARAEATGSDSQFAAVMQRAEQHSVGSIRTDYDLYPKEGLSIVTGFTLMFLMGLVTSSVSLIMDDRRERTMKRMFSAPVRSYEIALGNFLGSFIVGLIQIIVILALGRYVLQFDFGLPLYLYFLVLAAFMLVSMGLASTVAGLIRNPNNTGMLNSLILTPTCMLGGCFWPLSIMPDYMQKAANFVPQKWAIQAIDIAATGGGWNELWLPFAILGLMAAVLLAIGSAILRPSEAGINA; translated from the coding sequence ATGGATAAGATCTTAACGATTGCTTGGAATATGGTGAAAAGAACGATCGGTTCTCGGAATGGGCTGCTTACGTATATTCTTCTGCCCTGTATTGTCGTGTCGGTGATAGTAGCAATTAGTGGAAGTATGGGTGAAAGACCGGCTACTATTTTATATTCGAATATGGATGATGGTGCAGCAGGTAAACATTTGCTTACCGAGCTGGAGAATACCGGTGATTATAAGCTTGTTGAGAAGACAGATGAGGCTAATTTGAGGGAGAGTATTATCGATCAGAACGGAGAAGCCGGTGTTTTGATACCGCAAAACTTCACCTCCGCACTGCTTGCTGGAGAAGAGCCGCAAATTAGTGTGTATGAGCTTAAGGCTACCGAAACATCAATTATGGTAAAAATGAAAATCCGTGTAATTGCTGATGAAATGCGAAACACTGCTGGACTAATTGGAGCAGCTCGGGCTGAGGCTACTGGCTCGGACTCACAGTTTGCTGCCGTAATGCAGAGAGCAGAGCAACATAGTGTAGGCAGTATAAGAACGGATTATGATTTATATCCCAAAGAGGGCTTAAGCATCGTCACAGGATTTACTTTGATGTTCTTAATGGGGCTGGTTACAAGTTCAGTGTCACTTATTATGGATGATCGAAGAGAAAGAACGATGAAACGTATGTTCAGTGCCCCGGTTCGTTCGTATGAGATTGCCCTCGGTAATTTTCTGGGAAGCTTCATCGTTGGGTTAATTCAAATCATTGTAATACTTGCCTTAGGCCGTTATGTGCTGCAGTTTGACTTTGGGTTACCGCTCTACTTGTATTTCTTGGTTCTTGCAGCATTTATGCTCGTTTCCATGGGTTTAGCCAGTACGGTAGCAGGTCTGATTCGCAATCCCAATAATACGGGCATGCTTAATTCGCTGATCCTGACCCCGACATGTATGCTTGGAGGCTGCTTCTGGCCGTTATCCATTATGCCGGACTATATGCAGAAGGCAGCTAATTTTGTACCGCAAAAATGGGCGATCCAAGCGATCGATATCGCTGCCACAGGTGGGGGCTGGAATGAATTATGGCTGCCCTTTGCCATCTTGGGCCTTATGGCCGCCGTGCTTCTGGCGATTGGTTCTGCTATTCTTCGTCCGAGTGAAGCCGGAATTAACGCTTAA
- a CDS encoding ABC transporter permease, with protein MRNIWTIMIYELRRLFISRSIIINMFLLPLLLIFLLGASLSSVIGDKAASEIDPVRVGIVNLSGEGYESSAMIDSFLKTPELKDIIIPVKVGSRETAESGLRTGKYGYAVIVPPGFDKKVQSGDTAQLEFILGKDRTDNMVAGTVFDNFLNNINYKQSVAMTLGPEALTVTAPSSGEQPSVKVGALSEGGRSYTASQFYAVSMMLMFLLYSGLTVSTSLFNEKENHTLFRITSMPVKGSELFIGKMLGVGVVSVVQCAAIIILTHLLFGVNWGNRPGLLLLFCLLMIIASMTLSIVISMFSKTKASAGSIINVITVVMTFISGGMAPLPESWVNSVGAFTLNHWVLQAVLKMMLHAEVSEILPNLLVMSIICLVLFSGAVISYRKVGYHG; from the coding sequence TTGAGAAATATTTGGACAATTATGATTTATGAGCTTCGCAGGCTGTTTATTTCACGCTCAATCATCATTAATATGTTTCTGCTACCGCTGCTTTTGATCTTTCTGCTGGGTGCCTCCCTTTCCAGTGTAATCGGTGATAAGGCAGCGTCTGAGATTGATCCAGTACGTGTTGGTATAGTTAATCTTTCTGGAGAAGGATATGAAAGCTCGGCGATGATAGACAGCTTTTTGAAGACGCCGGAGCTTAAGGATATCATCATTCCGGTCAAAGTAGGGAGCCGAGAGACAGCGGAAAGCGGCTTGCGTACCGGAAAATATGGTTATGCGGTTATTGTTCCTCCAGGCTTCGATAAAAAAGTACAAAGCGGTGATACTGCACAGCTAGAGTTTATTCTGGGTAAAGATCGGACAGATAATATGGTTGCGGGGACGGTATTCGATAACTTTTTGAACAATATTAACTATAAGCAGTCCGTAGCTATGACGCTGGGTCCAGAAGCTTTGACCGTTACTGCACCAAGTTCGGGGGAGCAGCCTTCTGTTAAGGTTGGGGCGCTCAGTGAAGGTGGCCGATCCTATACAGCCTCCCAATTCTATGCGGTATCCATGATGCTGATGTTTCTGCTATATAGCGGTTTGACCGTCAGTACCTCTCTTTTTAATGAAAAAGAAAATCATACCCTCTTCCGAATAACTTCAATGCCGGTAAAAGGTTCTGAGCTGTTTATTGGTAAAATGTTAGGTGTAGGGGTTGTAAGTGTAGTGCAGTGTGCAGCGATTATTATCCTGACTCACTTGTTGTTTGGCGTAAATTGGGGCAATCGTCCGGGCTTGCTGCTGCTCTTCTGTCTCTTAATGATCATTGCTTCCATGACGTTATCGATTGTCATTTCAATGTTTAGCAAAACTAAAGCAAGTGCAGGAAGTATTATTAATGTTATCACTGTGGTCATGACCTTTATTAGTGGAGGGATGGCTCCACTTCCGGAATCATGGGTGAACTCCGTCGGGGCATTTACCCTGAATCACTGGGTGCTACAAGCTGTTCTAAAAATGATGCTGCATGCAGAGGTCTCAGAGATTTTGCCGAATCTGCTGGTCATGTCGATCATCTGTCTAGTTCTATTCAGTGGAGCGGTTATCTCGTACCGGAAGGTAGGTTACCATGGATAA
- a CDS encoding sensor histidine kinase, whose amino-acid sequence MPRELNLLRYGLILIPAFITIYVYQYNDYGIFTLHILMLLFLVVMVPKLPRSIHTLISIIEILFTAWLCYQYGSMMIFPAISALLYYSRLQPKAVPYVFTGVHLIALNVALQNSPSLVVTYINFSFLLTAYLNKLLLKAGQRREDTLLLYDELRKKHFELDEARNRLLEFSAQVEESAQSKERVRISRQLHDDIGHRLIRIKMMMEAALQTLPTSPESGMQMMELIRDQLSASMDDMRSAVKRINYTPKLEGAYALDRLLEEIGRETGIETSYQVQGIPYPLYPSIQVILYKNAREAITNALRHGKATSIRIKIDYAQAGITMEVSNNGALPEGEKLSKLLGRGGDGMKGMYERTHLIGGTLELRQEPHFTVITRLPIYKQDEIV is encoded by the coding sequence GTGCCCAGAGAGCTAAATTTATTGCGTTACGGACTCATCTTAATCCCTGCGTTTATTACTATTTATGTCTATCAATATAACGATTATGGAATCTTCACGCTGCATATCCTGATGCTTCTATTCCTTGTGGTGATGGTACCAAAGCTCCCACGATCCATTCACACTTTGATTAGTATCATTGAAATCTTGTTCACGGCCTGGTTATGTTATCAATATGGCAGCATGATGATTTTCCCCGCTATATCAGCACTGCTTTATTATTCCAGACTCCAGCCTAAAGCAGTGCCTTATGTGTTCACAGGTGTACATCTGATAGCTTTGAACGTTGCACTCCAGAATTCTCCATCGCTCGTAGTGACTTACATTAACTTTTCATTTCTGCTCACTGCCTACCTAAATAAGCTATTATTGAAAGCTGGCCAGCGGCGCGAAGACACTCTTCTTCTATATGATGAGTTACGCAAAAAGCATTTCGAGCTCGATGAAGCTCGCAACCGCCTGCTGGAGTTCAGCGCGCAAGTAGAAGAGTCTGCCCAGTCCAAAGAGCGCGTCCGAATCTCACGCCAGCTCCATGACGATATCGGCCACCGGCTAATCCGGATTAAAATGATGATGGAGGCCGCCCTCCAGACCTTGCCCACCTCTCCCGAGAGCGGAATGCAAATGATGGAACTGATTCGTGACCAGCTGTCGGCCAGCATGGACGATATGCGGTCCGCAGTTAAACGTATCAACTACACTCCGAAGCTTGAGGGAGCTTATGCGTTAGACCGGCTGCTCGAAGAAATTGGACGTGAGACGGGGATCGAGACCTCATACCAAGTACAGGGCATACCTTATCCACTCTATCCTAGTATTCAAGTAATCCTGTACAAAAACGCCCGTGAAGCTATAACCAACGCCTTGCGGCATGGAAAAGCAACGTCCATCCGGATCAAAATTGACTACGCGCAAGCAGGAATCACTATGGAGGTTAGCAACAATGGAGCGCTTCCCGAAGGAGAGAAACTCAGCAAATTATTGGGGCGTGGTGGGGACGGAATGAAAGGAATGTACGAGCGAACGCATTTAATCGGTGGAACACTCGAACTGAGGCAGGAACCACATTTTACAGTCATTACGCGGCTGCCCATTTATAAGCAGGATGAGATTGTATAA
- a CDS encoding ABC transporter ATP-binding protein, with protein sequence MAIAVLTDVVKRYENKLTVDHVNVTIQAGEIFGLLGPNGAGKSTTISMICGLLKIDSGDIVIDGLSVSSYALEVKKKIGLVPQDLALYNTMTAAGNVTFFGRLYGLRGKLLKERVAEALAFTGLSDRAKEKPATFSGGMKRRLNIACAIMHHPKLIIMDEPTVGIDPQSRNHILESVKELNRLGSTVIYTSHYMEEVAAICDRVAIMDKGHIIACGTEKELRERVSKEEKIVVKATNITPELINELSLHPRITRVESKEGTVEMYLPSSQDELQDILFIFAKHEGVIGSLNIEEPDLETLFLSLTGRTLRD encoded by the coding sequence ATGGCAATCGCGGTGTTGACCGATGTGGTGAAACGGTATGAGAACAAATTAACGGTAGATCATGTGAATGTTACGATCCAAGCAGGAGAGATCTTTGGTCTGCTGGGGCCGAATGGGGCGGGCAAAAGTACAACTATAAGTATGATTTGCGGCCTGCTAAAGATTGATAGTGGAGACATTGTTATTGATGGGTTATCAGTCTCTTCGTATGCACTGGAGGTTAAGAAAAAGATCGGCTTAGTTCCGCAGGATTTGGCTTTGTACAATACAATGACAGCAGCTGGAAATGTAACTTTTTTCGGAAGATTGTATGGTTTGCGGGGAAAATTGCTGAAAGAGCGGGTGGCGGAAGCTCTTGCTTTCACAGGACTTAGTGACCGTGCCAAAGAAAAACCAGCCACCTTCTCCGGAGGGATGAAGAGACGTTTGAATATCGCCTGTGCCATCATGCATCATCCAAAGCTGATTATTATGGATGAGCCGACCGTAGGGATTGATCCGCAGTCTCGTAATCATATCCTTGAGTCGGTCAAAGAGCTCAATCGGCTTGGCTCAACCGTCATCTACACTAGTCATTATATGGAAGAGGTTGCAGCCATTTGTGATCGGGTAGCGATTATGGATAAGGGACATATCATTGCTTGTGGTACGGAAAAGGAGCTGCGGGAACGGGTTTCTAAGGAAGAAAAAATAGTGGTCAAAGCAACGAACATCACCCCGGAGCTAATCAATGAGCTTAGTCTACACCCGCGGATCACGAGAGTGGAAAGTAAAGAGGGAACGGTAGAAATGTATCTTCCCTCCTCACAGGATGAGCTGCAGGATATCTTATTTATTTTTGCTAAACATGAAGGGGTTATTGGTTCTTTGAATATAGAGGAGCCGGATCTGGAGACATTATTCCTTAGTTTGACAGGACGGACATTGCGCGATTAA
- a CDS encoding response regulator transcription factor, which translates to MIKVLIVDDDPFIRQSLQVLLGMDPGIEVVGAACEGNEALELLQKGLKTDVALMDIRMPGCGGVEGTEKIKQAFPQIAILMLTTFDDDEYIIEALRNGASGYLLKNIPPDRIIQGIKTVFDGNMLIHPDIARKLATFLQPTARQELPQVQPLESFGLTKTELAVVASIAEGHSNKEIAGQLFLSEGTVKNYITDILSKLELRDRTQIAIFYLKNMRG; encoded by the coding sequence ATGATTAAAGTGTTGATTGTTGATGACGACCCCTTTATTCGCCAAAGTCTGCAAGTATTGCTAGGTATGGACCCAGGTATTGAAGTTGTCGGAGCAGCTTGTGAAGGTAACGAGGCCTTGGAATTACTTCAAAAAGGATTAAAGACCGATGTAGCTCTGATGGATATCCGCATGCCCGGCTGCGGTGGCGTTGAAGGAACGGAGAAGATTAAGCAGGCTTTTCCGCAAATTGCGATATTGATGCTGACCACTTTCGATGACGATGAATATATCATTGAAGCACTGCGTAACGGAGCTAGTGGATATTTGCTCAAAAACATACCGCCAGACCGGATCATCCAGGGCATTAAAACGGTTTTTGATGGGAACATGCTTATCCACCCTGATATCGCCCGTAAGCTGGCAACCTTTCTCCAGCCTACGGCACGGCAAGAATTGCCACAGGTACAGCCACTGGAATCGTTCGGATTGACCAAAACAGAGCTGGCTGTAGTGGCTTCTATCGCTGAGGGGCATAGCAACAAAGAAATCGCCGGACAGCTTTTTTTAAGCGAAGGTACCGTCAAAAATTACATAACGGATATATTAAGCAAATTAGAGCTCCGCGATCGTACGCAAATTGCAATTTTTTATTTGAAGAACATGCGGGGTTGA
- the ftsE gene encoding cell division ATP-binding protein FtsE, whose amino-acid sequence MIEMQDVWKTYPNGTHALQGVSVKIDRNEFVYVVGPSGAGKSTFMKLIYREEVPTKGQISVGGFNIGKLKPRKIPYVRRNIGVVFQDFRLLPRMTAYENVAFAMEVIEAPKKVIKKRVNEVLDLVGLRSKANREPSQLSGGEQQRIAIARAIVNNPSVIIADEPTGNLDPETSWGIMQLLDEINFRGTTIVMATHNRDIVNKMRKRVLAIENGNIVRDQARGEYGYEF is encoded by the coding sequence ATGATTGAAATGCAAGATGTATGGAAAACGTACCCTAACGGAACTCACGCACTGCAAGGAGTTTCAGTGAAAATCGACCGCAATGAATTCGTGTACGTTGTCGGCCCTTCCGGCGCGGGTAAATCTACTTTTATGAAATTGATTTATAGAGAAGAAGTGCCTACCAAAGGACAGATTTCGGTGGGAGGTTTCAATATAGGAAAGCTAAAACCACGCAAAATCCCTTATGTCCGCCGTAATATCGGCGTTGTATTTCAAGATTTTCGGCTTTTGCCCAGAATGACGGCATACGAGAATGTAGCTTTTGCTATGGAAGTTATTGAAGCGCCGAAAAAAGTCATCAAGAAACGTGTGAATGAGGTTCTTGATTTGGTTGGGCTGAGAAGTAAAGCGAATCGTGAGCCCTCACAGCTTTCTGGTGGTGAGCAGCAACGGATCGCTATTGCACGGGCTATCGTCAACAATCCTTCTGTTATTATTGCGGACGAGCCTACAGGTAACTTAGACCCCGAGACTTCATGGGGCATTATGCAGCTGCTTGACGAGATTAATTTTCGTGGAACAACGATTGTAATGGCTACCCATAACAGAGATATTGTGAACAAAATGCGCAAACGGGTGCTTGCGATTGAGAATGGAAACATTGTCAGAGACCAAGCGAGAGGGGAATATGGTTATGAGTTTTAA
- the ftsX gene encoding permease-like cell division protein FtsX, with amino-acid sequence MSFKTFLRHVREGFKSVFRNGWMSIASITSIVVSLFVLGVFILLVLNVNSVADEADSQVQIKVHLALNTDQKMRETLQTEIGNMPEVSKITFISKEQGLKDLRADMGEEAAELLEGFDEDNNPLPDTLQVEVIEPTTVAFVAEKIQALNKTHTEQPIYKVKYGKGSIETLFKITRAVRNIGFIFVAGLALMSMFLISNTIRVTILARRKEIGIMKLVGATNYFIRWPFFIEGALIGLIGSLITSGVLYAGYNGLESSVQGDPMLGLQLIPFSDIWLLLVGLLVGLGVLIGVWGSTVSIRKFLKV; translated from the coding sequence ATGAGTTTTAAAACCTTCTTGCGACATGTGCGGGAAGGCTTTAAAAGCGTATTCCGTAATGGCTGGATGTCGATCGCCTCAATCACTTCGATTGTTGTTTCTCTTTTTGTTCTAGGTGTATTTATTCTTCTTGTCCTCAACGTAAATTCTGTAGCTGATGAGGCAGACAGTCAGGTACAGATCAAAGTGCATCTAGCTTTGAATACAGATCAGAAGATGCGCGAGACCCTGCAGACTGAAATTGGCAATATGCCGGAGGTCAGCAAGATTACGTTCATCTCCAAGGAACAGGGACTTAAAGATCTCCGCGCGGATATGGGCGAGGAGGCAGCAGAGCTTCTGGAAGGGTTCGATGAAGATAATAACCCGCTTCCAGATACCCTTCAGGTAGAGGTTATTGAACCTACAACCGTTGCTTTTGTGGCTGAGAAGATTCAAGCCCTTAACAAGACACATACCGAGCAGCCTATCTACAAAGTGAAATATGGCAAAGGCTCGATAGAAACATTGTTTAAAATCACGCGTGCCGTACGTAACATTGGCTTTATTTTTGTAGCGGGGCTGGCACTTATGTCTATGTTCCTCATCTCCAATACTATTCGGGTGACGATTCTTGCCCGGCGTAAAGAGATTGGGATTATGAAGCTGGTAGGCGCGACAAATTATTTTATTCGTTGGCCTTTCTTTATAGAAGGGGCATTAATTGGACTCATTGGATCATTGATTACTTCGGGCGTTTTATATGCCGGCTACAACGGTTTGGAATCTTCGGTACAGGGAGATCCTATGCTCGGATTGCAGTTGATCCCTTTCAGTGATATTTGGCTGCTGCTCGTAGGTCTGTTAGTTGGACTAGGCGTGCTAATCGGCGTCTGGGGAAGTACGGTTTCTATTCGTAAGTTTTTGAAAGTTTAA
- a CDS encoding murein hydrolase activator EnvC family protein: MKKIAAGLAVMLLAVTIFQPSDGYAKKTSVAEIDKQLKQLQQEVQEAKAQQEKAESQTQEAQHYKNKTNINLQYVLQQVDQVKGKMTEISNKISDTEESLNVTATELDEAEARVASREELLGSRVRLMYTDGAVSYLDVLLSSTSFSDFLGRTDSLKMIVDQDQELLVQHKLDKQTVVEKKQELEGQYAQAKQLYTSLENQRSLLKEKEAEKQELIAFYDKQIQESDDLSEEQNEKLVKLASERSALETQKDKIKAEEAARKAAAAKAEAARRAAAAAKKAAASKASSSSSSNSSTAYAGGDGPFLLPVGSARISSSYGPRTHPITGEKGKVHTGVDFAVPQGTNIHAADSGTVIVAEWYSGYGYCVIVDHGGGVWTLYGHIRKGGIKVSPGDRVNRGDVIAESGSTGNSTGPHLHFEVRIDGKTVNPMPYL; this comes from the coding sequence TTGAAGAAGATTGCCGCCGGACTAGCCGTAATGTTACTAGCTGTCACTATATTCCAACCCTCTGATGGATATGCCAAAAAAACAAGTGTTGCCGAGATCGATAAGCAATTAAAGCAGCTGCAACAAGAGGTGCAGGAAGCTAAGGCGCAGCAAGAGAAAGCGGAGTCCCAAACGCAGGAAGCGCAGCACTATAAGAATAAGACAAATATTAATTTACAATATGTATTGCAGCAAGTGGATCAAGTTAAAGGTAAAATGACCGAAATCTCTAACAAAATTTCCGATACAGAAGAATCCCTTAACGTTACAGCAACGGAATTGGATGAAGCAGAGGCACGAGTGGCCTCAAGAGAAGAACTCTTAGGATCCCGTGTCCGGTTGATGTACACGGATGGAGCGGTGTCTTACCTAGATGTTTTGCTCTCATCGACAAGCTTCTCTGATTTTCTGGGCCGCACCGATTCGCTTAAGATGATTGTGGATCAGGATCAGGAGCTGTTAGTCCAACACAAGCTGGACAAGCAGACAGTTGTAGAGAAGAAGCAGGAGCTTGAGGGGCAATATGCTCAAGCCAAGCAGTTATACACCTCCTTGGAAAATCAGAGAAGCCTGCTGAAAGAGAAGGAAGCGGAGAAGCAGGAGCTTATCGCATTTTATGATAAGCAGATTCAAGAAAGCGATGATCTAAGTGAAGAGCAGAACGAGAAGCTGGTTAAGCTGGCGAGCGAACGTTCTGCTTTGGAAACCCAAAAGGATAAGATTAAAGCTGAGGAAGCGGCTCGCAAAGCAGCAGCCGCCAAAGCAGAAGCAGCACGCCGGGCAGCAGCAGCGGCCAAGAAAGCTGCAGCTAGCAAGGCAAGCAGCAGTTCAAGCTCCAACTCCTCAACCGCGTATGCTGGTGGAGATGGCCCCTTCCTGCTGCCTGTAGGTTCGGCAAGAATCTCTTCCTCCTACGGACCACGGACACACCCAATTACGGGTGAGAAGGGGAAAGTACACACCGGGGTAGACTTTGCAGTTCCACAAGGAACCAATATTCATGCGGCTGATTCCGGAACGGTAATCGTAGCTGAATGGTATAGCGGCTATGGATATTGTGTAATTGTTGATCATGGCGGCGGAGTTTGGACCCTCTACGGACATATCCGTAAAGGTGGTATCAAGGTTAGCCCTGGGGATAGAGTCAATCGTGGGGATGTGATTGCTGAATCCGGTTCTACAGGTAATTCGACGGGCCCCCATCTCCATTTTGAAGTTCGGATCGACGGCAAGACAGTAAATCCGATGCCTTATCTCTAA